Part of the Aquimarina sp. MAR_2010_214 genome is shown below.
GCACCAAATATGTAACCACTAGCATCTGCCCGGAAAATTTCATCATCATATAACTCATAACTTCCAAATGCGTTAAGGCGCGGTAAAAAAGCCATTTTATCCGCCTTGTTCATTGCTCCATAAGCATTACTGGCCAGTTGCATTGCTTTAATATCTGAACGGTTTTCAGAAATACCAATGTGCTCTTTAGGTTGCAGTGTTCTAATTGTCAAACTATCTACGGGTTGATACGTCGTATATTCTTTTTCATTCATTAAAAATGATAAGTAATCAGATGCATTTTTCACATTGCTTTTTGCCATTTGCAATTGATTTTGTACTTCTGTTACACGCACTTCTACAGCCAGCACATCAGCGCGTTGTAAGTAACCTTGTTTATAACTATCATTTGCCAATTTTCTATTAGCATTTGCAGCTTCGAGTACTTTTTGAAGAACGTCAATAGCTTTATACGCTAGCTGTAATTGCATATAAGCCTTATCTACTTCAAATACCAAATAATCTATAGCTCTCTGGGTTTGAAGAGACATTGCTTTCATATTTGCTTTAGCTGCCTTACGTTGGTATATACCATCCAGATTAATTAATGGTTGTTGGATTTCAAAACGGGTAGCGTAATTCTCAATTTGAGAAGGATCATTTAATAAGGCTGGATTAAAATCGTTCTGTGTTAAAATTTCTTGATTTAATTTTGAACCAAAAGCCATCAATGGATTAGT
Proteins encoded:
- a CDS encoding TolC family protein translates to MNNHIYKLVLVVFLLSSIAYSQKIRPVSKTEILTKVTEENTSIKISREEFNQAKADYRQTHAVFLPNITASYTGMATTNPLMAFGSKLNQEILTQNDFNPALLNDPSQIENYATRFEIQQPLINLDGIYQRKAAKANMKAMSLQTQRAIDYLVFEVDKAYMQLQLAYKAIDVLQKVLEAANANRKLANDSYKQGYLQRADVLAVEVRVTEVQNQLQMAKSNVKNASDYLSFLMNEKEYTTYQPVDSLTIRTLQPKEHIGISENRSDIKAMQLASNAYGAMNKADKMAFLPRLNAFGSYELYDDEIFRADASGYIFGAQMKWNLFEGSKRFGKAQKSKAEFEKSKLEYEQYVSQSNLELNKVKRMLVDAENKLKLTTLALQQSEESLRIRTNRFKEGLEKTTDLLMAETQYAQKQLEYYQTIFEYNHAQAYLQFLTKE